The window TTGTGAAGGGTCTGATTCGGTCCTTTCGCGGTGGGTGTCAGGGGTTCAGGCCCAGCGGGTCGGTTCGTAGGTGGCGTGGTCGCGAACCAGTGCATGAGCGATGCGGTTGGCACGATGAGCCAACGCGCAGGCGACGACGCCGCCGGGCTTGCCGCGGTCCTTTAGCCCGTGGGCGTAGGTCTTGGCTGCCGGTTCACTGAGCCACAGGCCCATGCCGAGGTCGATCAGGGCGCGGCGCAGCGCCACGCTGCCTTCACGGCTGATGCCGCCATCGCGGCGCTTGTGCGCCGATTCGTACTGCATCGGAGACAGCCCCGACGCACGATAGATTTGCCGCGGTCCCGGCCACCGCTTCGGGTCACCAAGGGCAGCAGCGTAATTGGATACCCGCACCACGCCCCAGCCCGGCACCGAGGTCAACGTCGCGTAGGGGCTGCGCGGTAGCAGCTCTCCCAGTGCGGCCTCCGCGGATTGGATTTGGTCGTCGAGGTCGGCCAGCAAGTTCATGTCGGCGGCCAGGATCTGGCGGGCGATCATCGCGTCGCGGGTCGGCAGTGCATCGCGGGCCGCAGCGACCAAACGCTCCGCGACCGGACGACGCAGCTGCAGATCCCGGGTCGCGGCGAACCGGATCAGCCGGCTGACTCCGAGCCCTGCCAGACGGGCCGGGTCGGAGAATTCGGCGGCGACCAGCCGGCCGATCCTGGTGGCCAGCACGTCGGGCAGCGCCAGGGTCAGTCCGGGAAACGCCCGATCCAATTGACCGAGCAACTGGTTCTTCGTCGCACTGCGCGTGGCCACTCGTCGGCTCCGATGCGCAGCCCAAGCACTGAGTTCGCCGATCACGACATCACGGTCGACGACCGAGCAACCGTGTCCACTCAGCACGAGTTCGGTGATCGCCTCCAAGTCGATGACGTCGGTCTTGATCCGTCGCCGGCCCTGCACTCGGCGTTGCTCGGCGACATGAGCGGGATTGAGTTCCACCACTTCCCACCCCTCGGGCCACCGATGGTCGAGCACTGGTCGGTGATAATGGCCGGCAGCCTCCACGGCGACCTTGACCTGCCCCGACGCAGGCACCGCGGCCATCACGCGAGTCGTCGCAGCGATCAAACC is drawn from Mycolicibacterium gilvum and contains these coding sequences:
- a CDS encoding IS110 family transposase, translated to MSVHGAPVTSSTIVVAVDVGKTSAVFSVTDAARHRLLTPSEFAMNRSGLIAATTRVMAAVPASGQVKVAVEAAGHYHRPVLDHRWPEGWEVVELNPAHVAEQRRVQGRRRIKTDVIDLEAITELVLSGHGCSVVDRDVVIGELSAWAAHRSRRVATRSATKNQLLGQLDRAFPGLTLALPDVLATRIGRLVAAEFSDPARLAGLGVSRLIRFAATRDLQLRRPVAERLVAAARDALPTRDAMIARQILAADMNLLADLDDQIQSAEAALGELLPRSPYATLTSVPGWGVVRVSNYAAALGDPKRWPGPRQIYRASGLSPMQYESAHKRRDGGISREGSVALRRALIDLGMGLWLSEPAAKTYAHGLKDRGKPGGVVACALAHRANRIAHALVRDHATYEPTRWA